The following proteins come from a genomic window of Mucinivorans hirudinis:
- a CDS encoding Bis(5'-nucleosyl)-tetraphosphatase (Asymmetrical): MVTIYYSDKYLIFGSCASLVGDEVIVTDARKAKLELFSDNAKPVRLISRDWELELQKFIATFELIEAAGGVVFNPQGKLLLIFRNGKWDLPKGKLEEGERMEECAVREVEEECGITGLSITTFRANTYHIYSIGERLILKRTWWYDMRCDNDREPTPQTTEGITAARWIGEGEVVDCLRNTYTTIHSILI; the protein is encoded by the coding sequence ATGGTAACAATTTATTATTCAGACAAGTATTTGATTTTCGGCTCGTGTGCCTCATTGGTTGGCGATGAGGTTATTGTCACGGATGCCCGCAAGGCAAAGTTAGAGCTTTTTTCCGACAATGCAAAACCGGTGCGGCTCATTTCGCGAGATTGGGAATTGGAATTACAAAAATTTATTGCTACCTTTGAGCTAATCGAGGCAGCGGGCGGAGTAGTCTTCAATCCGCAGGGCAAGTTGTTGTTGATTTTCCGAAACGGGAAGTGGGATTTGCCCAAAGGCAAGTTGGAGGAAGGTGAGAGGATGGAGGAGTGTGCCGTGCGCGAGGTTGAGGAGGAGTGCGGTATCACCGGATTGAGTATAACTACTTTTAGAGCAAATACATATCACATCTATAGTATTGGAGAAAGATTGATTCTCAAGCGCACTTGGTGGTATGATATGAGGTGCGACAACGACCGAGAGCCCACACCGCAAACCACCGAAGGGATAACTGCCGCACGGTGGATTGGCGAGGGTGAGGTGGTTGATTGTTTGAGGAATACATATACAACCATACACTCGATATTGATATGA
- a CDS encoding Hcp transcriptional regulator HcpR (Crp/Fnr family) — MIEILKKCPLFIGLDGETIERLLASSSYMINRYEQNALIARRDTAYSGLLIIVEGSVRGTIMQSNGNERVIDIIGAGQLIAPAFLFGGYNRLPIDVYANETVRIMTLHRGSLFEMMQDNTVVLSNFIDIVSNRANFFSRKIYALTVLMLKEKVAGYLYGLAVHDSELKLDIAAMALALDTTRESCVQTLSELERKGLIKVEGELVYILNREAIRQLVV, encoded by the coding sequence ATGATAGAAATCCTAAAAAAATGCCCGCTATTTATTGGGCTTGATGGCGAGACTATTGAGAGATTGCTTGCCTCTTCCTCGTATATGATTAATCGCTACGAGCAGAACGCACTTATCGCGCGCCGCGATACGGCATACTCTGGTCTATTGATTATTGTGGAGGGTTCGGTGCGCGGAACTATTATGCAATCAAATGGCAACGAGAGGGTTATTGATATAATAGGTGCGGGACAGTTGATTGCGCCGGCATTCCTTTTCGGGGGGTACAATCGCTTGCCAATAGATGTTTATGCCAACGAGACGGTACGGATTATGACCCTGCATCGTGGCTCACTTTTCGAGATGATGCAGGATAACACGGTGGTTTTGTCCAACTTTATTGATATTGTGTCGAACCGTGCCAACTTTTTTTCGCGGAAGATTTATGCGCTCACAGTGCTTATGCTTAAAGAGAAAGTTGCCGGATACCTGTACGGACTAGCTGTGCACGACTCGGAATTGAAGTTGGATATTGCAGCAATGGCTCTGGCGCTCGATACCACACGCGAAAGCTGCGTTCAAACACTATCAGAGCTTGAACGCAAGGGGTTGATAAAAGTTGAGGGCGAATTGGTTTACATTCTCAACAGAGAAGCAATAAGACAACTAGTCGTGTAG
- a CDS encoding Galactokinase, translated as MENIRKIFAEKFGSPGSVYASPGRINIIGEHTDYNGGFVLPGAVDKGMVAEIKFNGLEKCRVYSIDLNEYSEFGLEEQDAPKEHWAKYIFGVCREIIKRGKSIKCFDSAFAGDVPLGAGMSSSAALESTYAFALNDMLDLGFEKMELAKIGQATEHNYVGVKCGIMDQFASIHGKAGHLMRLDCKSGEFEYVPFDPEAHGYKVCLVDTCVKHALVGSPYNRRRESCERVVKAIQAKHPEVEFMRDAEYEWIDEVIGQVTTEDYIRALYARQEVDRLLEACTAMEKGDYELAGRRMYGTHIGMQVLYEVSCEELDFVNEVAKECGVTGSRVMGGGFGGCTINIVPVDKYDNFISTVQAKYREKFGINCKIYPVVISDGARKLA; from the coding sequence ATGGAAAACATCAGAAAAATTTTTGCAGAAAAATTCGGTTCACCAGGCTCGGTATATGCTTCGCCCGGTCGTATTAACATCATCGGTGAACACACAGATTATAATGGCGGTTTCGTACTCCCCGGCGCTGTGGACAAGGGGATGGTTGCCGAAATCAAATTCAACGGTTTGGAAAAATGCCGCGTATACTCCATCGACTTGAATGAGTATTCGGAGTTCGGACTCGAAGAACAGGATGCTCCCAAAGAACATTGGGCAAAATATATATTTGGCGTATGTCGCGAAATAATCAAGCGAGGTAAGTCTATAAAATGTTTCGACTCAGCTTTTGCGGGTGATGTGCCACTTGGTGCGGGTATGAGCTCGTCGGCAGCACTGGAGAGCACTTATGCTTTCGCGCTTAACGATATGCTCGACCTTGGTTTTGAGAAAATGGAGCTTGCAAAAATTGGTCAAGCCACCGAACATAACTATGTTGGCGTTAAGTGCGGTATTATGGATCAATTCGCTTCAATCCACGGTAAAGCAGGACACTTGATGCGTTTGGATTGCAAGAGCGGTGAGTTCGAGTATGTTCCTTTCGACCCTGAGGCTCACGGCTATAAGGTTTGCTTGGTGGATACCTGTGTTAAACACGCCTTGGTAGGCTCGCCCTACAATCGTCGCCGCGAAAGTTGCGAACGCGTTGTGAAGGCTATCCAAGCGAAACACCCCGAAGTGGAGTTTATGCGTGATGCAGAATATGAGTGGATTGACGAGGTCATCGGTCAAGTTACTACCGAGGATTACATCCGCGCGCTGTATGCTCGCCAAGAGGTCGATAGACTTTTGGAGGCTTGTACGGCAATGGAGAAGGGTGATTACGAATTGGCAGGGCGACGTATGTATGGCACACATATTGGTATGCAGGTTCTGTACGAAGTGTCGTGCGAGGAACTTGACTTCGTGAACGAGGTTGCCAAGGAGTGCGGCGTGACGGGTTCGCGCGTGATGGGTGGCGGCTTCGGCGGCTGTACTATCAATATTGTACCTGTGGACAAATACGACAATTTTATTTCGACAGTTCAGGCCAAATATCGCGAAAAATTCGGAATCAACTGCAAGATATATCCTGTGGTTATTTCGGACGGTGCACGTAAACTTGCGTAA
- a CDS encoding Predicted glucose transporter in maltodextrin utilization gene cluster: MTQKKQNYVLPIVMMFALFAMISFVTGLSNPIGVIIKNQFAVPNWMSQLGNFANFIAYAFMGIPSGMLLKKVGYKKLALLAIVVGFAGVGVMFLSGVAGSFAVYLTGAFVAGFSMCMLNTVVNPMLNTLGGGGNKGNQLIQFGGSINSLSATVVPVLGGYLIGNVATATVSNANPALFIAMGIFAVVFIVLSLVKIPEPATESATKSKEKDKYSPLSFRHFVLGAIAIFIYVGVEVGIPNFINLFLTDQSIFVDANITGAAELDTTIAGAVVGTYWFMMMIGRIFGGILGAKVSAKTMLTTVSLLGAALTLAAILTPIDTFVNMPVFKADISFGLAAVPINVMFLVLCGLCTSVMWGGIFNLAVEGLGAKYTAMGSGIFMVMVCGGGILPLIQGGVADFAGYMGSYWVIFAGCIYMLYYALVGSKNVNKNIPVD; this comes from the coding sequence ATGACACAGAAAAAACAAAATTACGTTTTGCCTATTGTAATGATGTTCGCGTTGTTTGCGATGATTTCATTCGTAACGGGCTTGTCTAACCCTATCGGGGTTATCATCAAGAATCAATTTGCAGTTCCCAACTGGATGTCTCAGCTTGGTAACTTTGCAAACTTTATTGCTTACGCCTTTATGGGTATTCCGTCGGGTATGTTGCTCAAGAAGGTGGGCTACAAGAAATTGGCACTATTGGCTATCGTGGTTGGATTTGCGGGTGTTGGCGTTATGTTCTTGTCGGGTGTCGCGGGTAGCTTTGCAGTCTATTTGACGGGTGCTTTCGTTGCCGGTTTCTCTATGTGTATGTTGAACACGGTGGTAAACCCGATGTTGAACACACTCGGCGGTGGCGGTAACAAGGGCAACCAACTTATTCAATTCGGCGGCTCAATCAATTCATTGTCGGCAACCGTAGTTCCTGTTCTTGGCGGTTATCTTATCGGTAATGTGGCAACTGCAACGGTAAGTAATGCAAATCCTGCGCTCTTTATAGCAATGGGTATCTTCGCAGTTGTGTTTATCGTGCTGTCATTGGTGAAAATTCCTGAGCCCGCAACAGAAAGTGCAACCAAAAGCAAAGAGAAAGACAAATACTCTCCTCTTTCGTTCCGCCACTTTGTGCTTGGTGCAATAGCTATCTTTATTTATGTAGGTGTTGAAGTGGGTATTCCTAACTTTATCAATCTGTTCCTGACAGACCAAAGTATCTTTGTGGACGCAAATATCACAGGTGCTGCCGAATTGGATACCACCATTGCAGGGGCAGTCGTTGGTACATACTGGTTTATGATGATGATTGGTCGTATCTTTGGCGGTATACTTGGCGCAAAGGTCTCTGCTAAAACTATGCTCACGACTGTATCTTTACTTGGTGCCGCACTTACACTTGCAGCAATCCTTACTCCGATTGACACTTTCGTGAATATGCCCGTATTCAAGGCTGACATTTCTTTCGGTCTTGCGGCAGTGCCTATCAATGTGATGTTCCTTGTTCTTTGCGGTTTGTGTACTTCGGTAATGTGGGGTGGCATCTTCAATTTGGCGGTAGAGGGTCTTGGCGCGAAATATACCGCAATGGGTTCCGGTATATTTATGGTGATGGTTTGTGGCGGCGGTATTCTACCTTTGATTCAAGGTGGCGTTGCCGACTTCGCAGGCTATATGGGCAGCTATTGGGTAATCTTCGCAGGCTGTATCTATATGCTATATTACGCCCTTGTGGGTAGCAAGAATGTAAACAAAAATATCCCGGTTGATTAA
- a CDS encoding Orotate phosphoribosyltransferase — protein sequence MDVEKEIAKTLLQINAIKLSPANPFTWASGWHSPIYCDNRKILSYPAARRQVYEAFAQIITAKYPDVDIIAGVATGAIAWGAGAAEILGKPFMYVRSAPKSHGMTNQVEGSYEIGKKVVVVEDLVSTGSSSLNAVEALKAAGLEVMGMVAIFTYGFPAAEENFANAGVALTTLSNYNTLIDCAIEKDYVEQSDLETLREWRKSPSTWGR from the coding sequence ATGGATGTAGAAAAGGAGATAGCAAAAACGCTATTACAAATTAACGCAATAAAATTGAGTCCTGCAAATCCCTTTACGTGGGCTTCGGGTTGGCACTCGCCAATCTACTGCGACAACCGCAAAATCCTCTCATACCCCGCCGCTCGTCGTCAGGTCTATGAAGCGTTTGCTCAGATAATTACCGCAAAGTATCCAGACGTAGATATTATAGCCGGCGTGGCTACGGGTGCTATTGCGTGGGGTGCAGGCGCGGCAGAGATTCTCGGCAAACCGTTTATGTACGTACGTTCCGCACCAAAGTCGCACGGGATGACAAACCAAGTGGAGGGCAGTTATGAGATAGGCAAAAAGGTTGTCGTTGTAGAGGATTTGGTGAGTACAGGCAGTAGCTCACTCAATGCTGTGGAGGCATTGAAGGCAGCAGGCTTGGAAGTGATGGGTATGGTTGCCATTTTTACATACGGATTCCCCGCGGCGGAAGAGAATTTTGCAAATGCCGGTGTCGCACTAACAACATTAAGCAACTACAATACGCTAATAGACTGCGCAATAGAAAAAGATTATGTTGAGCAATCAGACTTAGAAACACTACGTGAGTGGCGCAAATCACCATCAACTTGGGGGCGCTGA
- a CDS encoding Phosphohydrolase (MutT/nudix family protein) encodes MNKIFFIADTHFGHKNVLKLCPNRPLAQENDTVAHDEWLMEMWNSTVNKNDYIYILGDFSFSPPNKTITLLERLSGRKHFIVGNHDKQTDKIAHLFESMSQIKDLVFTPNIYPFLNTEICVTLCHYPMVSWNKKPYGAIMLHGHCHGNIDAFNYESKELRFDVGIDGELSRQCGGIVDLETIYQAAISKAGTDDFRSYSQAHYRKDLL; translated from the coding sequence ATGAACAAAATATTTTTTATAGCTGATACGCATTTCGGACACAAAAATGTCCTTAAACTCTGCCCGAATAGACCTTTGGCACAAGAGAATGACACCGTCGCTCACGATGAGTGGTTGATGGAGATGTGGAACTCTACTGTGAACAAAAATGATTATATATACATACTTGGAGATTTTTCATTTTCACCTCCAAATAAAACAATAACCCTGCTCGAAAGACTATCCGGCAGAAAACATTTTATTGTTGGCAATCACGATAAACAAACAGATAAAATAGCCCATCTATTTGAATCAATGTCGCAAATTAAGGACTTGGTTTTTACTCCGAACATATACCCTTTTTTGAATACAGAGATTTGCGTAACACTTTGTCATTATCCAATGGTTAGTTGGAACAAGAAGCCATATGGGGCAATTATGCTACACGGACATTGCCACGGTAATATAGATGCCTTCAACTACGAATCAAAAGAGCTGAGATTTGATGTAGGCATTGATGGTGAACTATCACGGCAATGCGGAGGGATTGTCGATTTGGAGACGATTTATCAGGCAGCAATATCAAAAGCAGGAACAGATGATTTTAGAAGTTATTCACAAGCACATTACAGAAAGGATTTATTATGA
- a CDS encoding Exonuclease SbcD, with amino-acid sequence MNIIHTADWHLGQTFFEYDRKMEHTLFLAWLREQVKAHEVDVLLVAGDVFDTPNPSAESKAICLQW; translated from the coding sequence ATGAATATAATCCACACTGCTGATTGGCATTTGGGACAGACATTTTTTGAGTATGACCGTAAGATGGAACATACTCTATTTCTGGCGTGGCTACGGGAGCAGGTGAAGGCTCACGAGGTTGATGTATTATTGGTGGCTGGCGATGTGTTCGATACGCCTAACCCTTCGGCTGAATCGAAGGCAATCTGTTTGCAATGGTAG
- a CDS encoding ATP-dependent DNA helicase, whose product MSPIRYEGMLRVETLEIPEKALRETIINALIHRDYASAAAISLRVFDSKIVIWNDGELNKISIADLKKPHDSYPRNPLLAKVFFMSGYIEAWGRGIKTIVDETVKSGLPEPEFVARQNGLEVNYQRNPMRLSEKGLETSPKVELSVRQQKAMDYVKVHGSISNKIYQEINNVSKPTATRDLAEMVTSQLLEPQGSGRSAVYILSAHNRLIIGSTHECIWAGGSCLNTL is encoded by the coding sequence ATGTCTCCAATTAGATACGAAGGTATGCTAAGGGTAGAAACGCTCGAAATACCCGAAAAGGCATTACGAGAGACAATTATCAATGCGCTAATTCACAGAGACTACGCCTCTGCTGCTGCAATCAGCCTACGAGTGTTTGACTCGAAAATTGTTATTTGGAATGATGGTGAATTGAATAAAATCAGCATAGCCGATTTGAAAAAGCCTCACGATTCTTATCCCAGAAATCCTCTTTTGGCTAAGGTGTTTTTTATGTCAGGCTATATCGAAGCGTGGGGACGTGGTATTAAAACGATTGTTGACGAGACAGTAAAGAGCGGACTACCTGAACCAGAGTTTGTGGCTCGCCAGAATGGATTGGAAGTAAACTATCAGCGTAACCCAATGAGGCTTTCTGAGAAAGGGCTTGAGACGTCTCCAAAAGTAGAGTTATCTGTTCGCCAACAAAAGGCAATGGATTATGTCAAAGTGCACGGAAGTATCAGTAATAAAATCTACCAAGAGATAAATAATGTATCTAAGCCTACTGCAACAAGGGATTTAGCAGAGATGGTTACGTCTCAACTGCTTGAACCTCAAGGAAGCGGTCGAAGTGCTGTATATATTTTATCGGCTCATAATCGGCTCATAATCGGCTCAACCCACGAATGTATTTGGGCAGGAGGCTCTTGCCTAAATACTCTTTAG
- a CDS encoding RND multidrug efflux transporter (Acriflavin resistance protein) produces the protein MKNLSPFSVILSMVVLMIIGAAMVPLLGIQYQPTKKSQSLSINYSWGGASARVVEQEITSKLEGLFAPISGVKRIGSVSRKDGGSITLEFKDEANMDAVRFEISSKIRQVYPQLPTGASYPSLSSSTTGEYTPPMLIYTINADLPTWQIQEYAQKSIADPLARIEGVKQVNVSGATPFEWVITFDPEKCAVAGITGREIQTAIGNHNGTRELGLSENENGEELSVVLKNSDMQPEDWGKIAIKNVAGRIITLGYIATIDYRQALPNYYYRLNGLNNINLTITPEKHVNTLRLSDQVKREAEEISRTLPEGYSLSLVEDSSVYVRGELAKIYLRSGLSVLILLLFVFLVSRSFRYLMLIIITLTANILIAFIFYNIFRLEIHLYSLAGITVSLGLIIDTSIIMIDHYGRYRNLKVFIAILAALLTTIGALSIVLFLPAEQRENLVDFSAVIVINLVVSMVVSLFFIPALLEKMPVRSLTRKRKSSRGLRRTAKISKIYRRWIAWSKRHKWIYITALILGFGIPVQLLPTKLGQPKYYGQPVDSLNRWQEFYNKTIGGEFYQTKVKKWVEPALGGSMRLFAKNALGGGGGFREDNQRTVLSINAALPEGCTIHQLNDAIRDMETFLSGFDEVEAFQTRVSAYNNANISVTFKPEADRTGFPYMLKDMATSKAISLGGATWGIYGVGQGFSNNVSSGWKANRIELTGYNYEQLYRYAQELSDSIRVNPRVSGVEIAGQINWGSASTFTEYFLDFNFEKFALYGVNPSEYYRAIEQNLYRTSLPSVYREGVQENVVLVSGGEEEFDVWHLGNDIIQVGDNSVKLAELGSIAKRRSGNNIHKSNQEYTLTVAFDFVGSSELASRFTKRNMDKLRDVLPIGYKVKDQGYGWWYENQGIQYALLLLIIAIIFVICSILFESLLQPLVIILMIPVSFIGVFLTFWLFELKFDQGGFASFVLLCGLVVNAGIYVINEYNQVGNYLRAFNRKIVPILLTIISTVLGLIPFVVISREPFWFTFAAGAMGGMIFSVVAIFIVMPVFLKTD, from the coding sequence ATGAAAAATCTCTCACCATTTTCCGTTATACTTTCGATGGTTGTGTTGATGATTATCGGCGCGGCGATGGTGCCGCTACTCGGTATTCAGTATCAACCGACCAAGAAGAGTCAGTCGCTCTCGATAAACTATTCGTGGGGCGGGGCTTCGGCGCGCGTTGTCGAGCAGGAGATAACCTCCAAGCTCGAGGGGCTTTTTGCCCCAATCTCGGGAGTGAAGCGCATAGGGTCGGTTTCGCGCAAGGATGGCGGCTCGATTACGCTCGAGTTCAAGGATGAGGCTAATATGGATGCCGTCCGCTTCGAGATTTCGTCCAAAATCCGTCAGGTCTACCCCCAACTGCCCACGGGGGCAAGCTACCCCTCGCTCTCCTCCTCGACAACGGGCGAGTACACCCCGCCGATGCTTATCTACACGATAAATGCCGACCTGCCCACGTGGCAGATTCAGGAGTACGCACAGAAGAGTATCGCCGACCCTCTCGCACGCATCGAGGGTGTGAAGCAGGTGAACGTCAGCGGCGCAACACCCTTTGAGTGGGTCATCACCTTCGACCCCGAGAAGTGCGCCGTGGCAGGTATCACCGGGCGCGAGATTCAAACGGCAATCGGCAACCATAACGGCACTCGCGAGCTGGGACTATCCGAGAATGAAAATGGTGAGGAGCTAAGCGTGGTGCTGAAAAACAGCGATATGCAGCCCGAGGATTGGGGCAAGATTGCCATCAAAAATGTTGCGGGACGAATTATCACCCTTGGGTACATCGCCACTATTGATTACCGCCAAGCACTGCCCAACTACTATTACAGGCTCAACGGACTAAACAACATAAACCTGACTATCACGCCCGAGAAGCACGTAAATACGCTCCGCCTGAGCGACCAGGTCAAAAGAGAGGCAGAGGAGATTAGCCGCACACTGCCCGAGGGCTATTCGCTCTCGTTGGTGGAGGATTCTTCGGTCTATGTGCGGGGCGAGCTTGCAAAAATCTACCTGCGAAGCGGACTCTCGGTGCTGATTCTGCTGCTCTTTGTCTTTCTGGTGAGTAGAAGTTTTCGGTATTTGATGCTCATCATCATCACCTTGACTGCCAATATTCTCATTGCCTTCATATTCTACAATATATTCCGACTGGAAATACACCTCTACTCCCTGGCTGGGATAACCGTATCGCTGGGGTTAATCATCGACACCTCAATCATTATGATTGACCACTACGGCAGGTATCGCAACCTGAAGGTCTTTATCGCCATCCTTGCCGCACTACTCACCACCATCGGCGCGCTCTCCATAGTGCTCTTTCTGCCTGCCGAGCAGCGCGAGAACCTTGTGGACTTCTCGGCGGTGATTGTCATAAACTTGGTGGTCTCGATGGTGGTGTCGCTCTTCTTCATACCCGCCCTGCTCGAAAAGATGCCTGTGCGCTCGCTCACGCGCAAGCGCAAATCGTCCCGCGGGCTGCGGCGAACGGCTAAGATTTCTAAAATATATCGGAGGTGGATTGCGTGGAGCAAGCGGCACAAGTGGATATATATCACCGCTCTGATTCTCGGCTTCGGCATTCCCGTTCAGCTGCTCCCCACGAAGTTGGGACAGCCAAAGTATTATGGGCAACCTGTAGATTCGCTCAATCGTTGGCAGGAGTTTTATAACAAGACCATCGGCGGGGAGTTCTACCAAACCAAGGTCAAAAAGTGGGTTGAGCCTGCTCTTGGCGGCTCGATGCGCCTCTTTGCCAAGAATGCTCTTGGCGGGGGTGGCGGCTTCCGCGAGGATAATCAACGCACCGTGCTCTCCATCAATGCCGCACTGCCCGAGGGGTGCACCATCCACCAGCTCAACGATGCCATTCGCGATATGGAGACCTTCCTGAGCGGATTTGACGAAGTGGAGGCTTTCCAAACGCGCGTTTCGGCGTACAACAATGCCAATATCAGCGTAACATTCAAGCCCGAAGCCGACCGCACGGGATTTCCATATATGCTCAAAGATATGGCAACGAGCAAGGCTATTTCGCTGGGCGGTGCCACGTGGGGTATATATGGCGTGGGGCAGGGTTTTTCTAATAATGTTTCGAGCGGGTGGAAGGCTAATAGAATTGAGCTGACAGGCTATAACTACGAGCAACTCTACCGCTATGCGCAGGAGCTGTCCGACTCTATCAGAGTCAATCCACGTGTGTCGGGCGTAGAGATTGCGGGGCAGATTAACTGGGGCTCGGCTTCGACCTTTACCGAATATTTTCTCGATTTCAACTTCGAGAAGTTCGCACTCTATGGCGTAAATCCTTCGGAGTATTACCGTGCCATCGAGCAGAATCTCTACCGCACCTCACTGCCCTCCGTCTATCGCGAGGGTGTTCAAGAGAACGTTGTTCTGGTATCGGGAGGGGAAGAGGAGTTTGATGTGTGGCACTTGGGCAACGACATTATCCAAGTGGGGGATAACTCCGTGAAATTGGCGGAGCTCGGCTCAATAGCCAAACGCCGCTCGGGCAACAATATCCACAAGAGCAATCAGGAGTACACCCTGACGGTGGCGTTCGACTTCGTAGGCTCTTCGGAGTTGGCGAGCCGCTTCACAAAGCGTAATATGGATAAGCTCCGCGATGTGCTGCCCATTGGATATAAGGTCAAAGACCAAGGCTACGGCTGGTGGTACGAGAATCAGGGAATACAGTACGCGCTACTGCTGCTCATCATCGCCATCATCTTTGTAATCTGCTCCATTCTCTTTGAATCGCTCCTGCAACCGTTGGTTATTATCCTGATGATACCCGTCTCCTTTATCGGCGTTTTCCTCACCTTCTGGCTATTTGAGTTGAAGTTCGACCAAGGCGGCTTTGCATCCTTCGTGCTGCTCTGCGGTTTGGTGGTCAATGCGGGCATTTACGTGATTAACGAATATAACCAAGTGGGGAACTATTTGAGAGCTTTCAACCGCAAGATAGTGCCTATCCTACTCACTATCATCTCCACCGTGCTCGGCTTGATTCCCTTTGTGGTAATATCTCGCGAACCCTTTTGGTTCACATTTGCCGCCGGAGCGATGGGCGGTATGATATTCTCGGTGGTGGCGATTTTTATCGTGATGCCGGTGTTCTTGAAAACAGATTAG
- a CDS encoding Bipolar DNA helicase HerA → MSGVPFDVLSITVSLISRIIFEYGYFYKRLRCNANKDESINNDVPLLLVYEEAHKYVPNSDLVKYRASKQSIERIAKEGRKYGVSLLLASQRPSEISETIFSQCNNFLAMRLTNPNDQNYVKRLLPDTLGNLIDKMPTLRAGECLLIGESVILPSIVQIDRCSPEPSSNDIPYWKLWKEEWKVLNIEEIRKEWYK, encoded by the coding sequence TTGAGTGGTGTCCCATTTGATGTATTAAGTATTACAGTTTCCTTAATTTCAAGAATAATCTTTGAATATGGCTATTTCTATAAACGTTTAAGATGTAATGCCAATAAGGATGAGAGTATTAATAACGACGTCCCATTATTGTTAGTATATGAAGAAGCTCATAAATATGTCCCAAATAGTGATTTGGTAAAATATCGAGCATCCAAGCAATCTATAGAACGAATAGCAAAAGAAGGGCGAAAGTATGGAGTATCTCTATTATTAGCTAGTCAAAGACCATCGGAGATATCAGAGACCATATTTTCTCAATGTAACAACTTCTTGGCTATGAGATTGACTAATCCAAATGATCAAAACTATGTCAAACGACTATTGCCTGATACTCTTGGAAATCTTATTGATAAAATGCCTACTCTAAGAGCAGGAGAATGTCTCTTGATAGGAGAATCTGTAATTTTACCATCAATAGTACAAATAGATAGGTGTAGCCCAGAACCATCTTCAAATGATATTCCTTATTGGAAATTATGGAAAGAAGAATGGAAAGTTCTAAATATTGAAGAGATAAGAAAAGAGTGGTATAAATAG
- a CDS encoding Aldose 1-epimerase yields the protein MTPQGEAIILYTMTNAKGCSIRLTNYGASIVSVIVPDKNGDLADVALGYGKWQDYVSDGPAMGKSVGRYANRIARGKFSLDGAEYRLAINNGPNHLHGGPTGFQNRVWESRVETNRVVFSYMSAAGEEGYPGILNVEACYDWDDDCNLEITYYAKSDTKTIVNLTNHVYFNLKGDGNGNIHDHYLQLAAEKFLPTDDTAIPTGELESVVGTPMDFLEQHLIGERIGDDYIHLKYGKGYDHCWAIDGFQKGKLSYAGCLYEPQSGRKVSVSTTQPGIQIYTGNWLSGSPMSKMGVEYEDRSGVAMECQAFPDSPNKPQFPSVVLQPEEIYQETIIYTFSATN from the coding sequence ATGACCCCCCAGGGCGAGGCGATAATCCTCTACACGATGACCAACGCCAAAGGGTGCTCAATTCGGCTTACCAACTATGGTGCTTCGATTGTGAGTGTAATTGTGCCCGATAAGAATGGTGATTTGGCAGATGTTGCCCTAGGTTACGGCAAGTGGCAGGACTATGTAAGTGATGGTCCCGCTATGGGCAAGAGCGTCGGGCGATATGCCAACCGCATTGCCAGAGGCAAGTTTTCGCTGGATGGTGCGGAGTACCGCTTGGCTATTAATAACGGACCGAACCACCTGCACGGCGGACCAACGGGCTTCCAAAATCGCGTGTGGGAATCTCGCGTGGAGACCAACCGTGTTGTCTTCTCCTATATGAGTGCAGCGGGTGAGGAGGGTTATCCCGGTATTTTGAATGTGGAGGCGTGCTACGATTGGGATGATGATTGCAATTTGGAGATAACCTACTATGCAAAATCCGATACAAAGACAATCGTAAATCTTACTAACCACGTCTATTTCAATCTTAAAGGCGATGGCAACGGCAACATTCACGACCACTACCTGCAACTTGCCGCTGAGAAATTCCTTCCCACTGACGACACGGCAATTCCTACGGGAGAGTTGGAAAGTGTTGTGGGTACGCCGATGGATTTCCTTGAACAGCACTTGATTGGCGAGCGTATCGGGGATGATTACATCCACCTGAAATATGGTAAGGGGTATGACCACTGCTGGGCGATTGACGGTTTTCAAAAGGGTAAATTAAGCTATGCGGGATGTTTGTACGAGCCGCAGAGCGGACGCAAAGTCTCGGTGAGCACCACTCAACCCGGAATTCAAATCTACACGGGCAACTGGCTTAGTGGCAGCCCTATGAGTAAAATGGGGGTGGAGTACGAGGATAGAAGTGGTGTGGCTATGGAGTGTCAGGCTTTTCCGGATTCGCCGAATAAGCCGCAGTTTCCAAGCGTGGTATTGCAACCTGAAGAGATATACCAAGAGACGATAATATACACCTTCTCAGCAACCAATTAA